From Patescibacteria group bacterium, one genomic window encodes:
- a CDS encoding trypsin-like peptidase domain-containing protein produces the protein MEENENNNFWKSKNPVKDNFSFPKINLGKLKGIAKNKGKIKATPGFLAVLIILVAIVAGGAGAVFTNYYWQNQVIDIFEQQGIPIISKGATIQNNYIPQTTQEQKIIKAVKDYSPAVVSIVISKDVPILEKYYIDPFGGLNWPFGADFLVPQYRENGTEKQQVGGGTGFIISSDGTILTNKHVTLEEDAEYTVFFNDGSKYPAKILAKDPFYDLAVLKVDQSDTPEAERKTFPTVKLGDSSSLQIGQTVIAIGYALGEFQNTVSVGVVSGLGRNITATGGQGFSENLEGIIQTDAAINPGNSGGPLLNLAGEVIGINVARSSSGENIGFSLPINMAKRDIDQVKKTGTIVYPWLGISYTIITKEISEANNLSVDYGAWIGKDSLGKDTEIAVVSGSPAAKLGIKKNDIILEFNGVKITSENPLAKIILDYNPNDSVNLKILRDKEDITLTVILGERKE, from the coding sequence ATGGAGGAAAATGAAAATAATAATTTCTGGAAAAGCAAAAATCCTGTAAAAGATAATTTTAGTTTTCCAAAAATAAATTTGGGCAAACTTAAAGGAATTGCAAAAAATAAAGGCAAAATAAAAGCCACGCCGGGATTTTTGGCTGTCTTGATAATTCTTGTGGCCATTGTCGCTGGTGGCGCAGGCGCTGTTTTTACTAATTATTATTGGCAGAATCAGGTTATTGATATTTTTGAACAGCAAGGTATTCCTATTATCAGTAAAGGCGCGACAATTCAAAATAACTATATCCCCCAGACAACCCAGGAGCAGAAGATTATAAAAGCAGTCAAGGATTATTCTCCAGCAGTTGTGAGTATTGTTATCAGCAAAGATGTCCCGATTCTTGAAAAATACTATATTGACCCTTTTGGCGGATTAAACTGGCCGTTTGGCGCTGATTTTCTTGTTCCACAATATCGCGAAAACGGTACAGAGAAACAACAGGTTGGCGGTGGCACTGGATTTATTATTTCTTCAGACGGCACAATTCTAACAAATAAACATGTTACTCTTGAAGAGGATGCGGAATACACAGTTTTTTTCAATGATGGTTCAAAATATCCTGCTAAAATTTTAGCAAAAGACCCGTTCTATGATTTGGCAGTGCTTAAAGTTGACCAATCAGATACTCCTGAAGCAGAGAGAAAAACATTTCCTACTGTGAAATTAGGCGACTCTTCCAGTTTACAAATAGGGCAAACAGTAATAGCAATTGGATATGCTTTAGGAGAATTCCAAAACACTGTCTCTGTTGGAGTTGTTTCTGGATTAGGCAGAAACATCACAGCTACTGGCGGACAAGGTTTTAGCGAAAATTTGGAAGGTATTATCCAAACAGACGCTGCAATTAATCCGGGAAATTCCGGCGGTCCGCTTTTGAATCTTGCTGGCGAGGTAATTGGAATTAATGTTGCCCGTTCTTCCAGTGGAGAGAATATTGGTTTTAGTTTACCTATCAATATGGCAAAGAGAGATATTGACCAAGTCAAAAAAACAGGGACAATTGTTTATCCATGGCTGGGCATCTCTTACACTATAATTACCAAAGAAATCAGCGAGGCAAATAATTTATCTGTTGATTACGGGGCATGGATTGGCAAGGATTCTTTAGGTAAAGACACAGAAATAGCTGTTGTTTCCGGCAGTCCGGCTGCCAAATTAGGGATTAAGAAAAACGATATTATTTTGGAATTCAATGGCGTTAAAATTACTTCAGAGAATCCATTGGCAAAGATTATCTTGGATTATAACCCGAATGATTCTGTAAATCTCAAAATCTTGAGAGACAAAGAGGACATAACTCTTACAGTTATACTTGGCGAAAGAAAGGAGTAA
- a CDS encoding AAA family ATPase, whose protein sequence is MFANPGGDFTQRAQQAILMAQSLARKENQQQIDALHLLYSLVSQEDTIVFTILRKLKIAVPDLKNKILKAIKLRKNLPNLDDFEDQPMGLQFYLTQDLAAVLDRARKESIRMKDQFISVEHLFLALLEVVSEAKNILSFYGSVGLDYNAILKLLSEIRGGENITDPDPESKYQVIEKYCKNLTKLAEEGKLDPVIGRENEIKRVIQILSRRTKNNPVLIGEAGVGKTAIVEGLAQRIIKGDAPESLKNKEIIALDLGLLIAGTKFRGEFEQRMKALLREIERAKDRYFLFIDELHTVMGAGAAEGAIDASNLLKPALSRGQLRAVGATTLKEYQKYIERDPALERRFMPVFVVEPSIEDTIAILRGIKKKYELYHGVKIRDSALIAAAELSARYIADRFLPDKAVDLMDEAASGLRLEMESEPAEVEEVKKEMQRLTIEKEALKNEQDSASKRRLSVCLRALADLKEKEKALEMKWKIEKDLIQVLKVLKTDNERLDFEAEVAEREGDLEKVARIKYGLIPNVLKEIQKKEQELTNFRKKNQVLKEDVGEEDIARVVSRWTGIPATNLLEEEAKKLVRMEGSISRRVIGQEQAIEAISNAIRRSRAGIAEENRPLGSFIFLGPTGVGKTETAKALAEFLFNDENALIRLDMSEYMERHSISKMIGSPPGYVGYEEAGQLTEKIRRRPYSVLLLDEIEKAHPEVFNILLQILEDGRLTDAKGRPVSFKNTIIIMTSNLGSEYIAKMGTMGFINDDKEEYQTLKDRVNEALKESFRPEFLNRVDETIIFNYLSKSQIQEIVVLELAKVSKRLERKGIKLRADKEVKELLAEKGFDMNLGARPLKRVIQKFILDPLSLKIVIGETKQGETVNLTAKAGKIIFNSLRPLSKKREGVRIK, encoded by the coding sequence ATGTTTGCAAATCCTGGTGGAGATTTTACACAAAGAGCTCAACAAGCCATTTTGATGGCACAGTCATTAGCTCGAAAAGAAAATCAGCAGCAGATTGACGCGCTGCATCTTTTGTATTCTTTGGTTAGCCAAGAAGACACGATAGTGTTTACTATTTTGCGTAAGCTAAAGATTGCTGTTCCTGATTTAAAGAATAAAATACTTAAGGCGATTAAATTAAGAAAGAATCTGCCAAATCTTGACGATTTTGAAGACCAGCCAATGGGACTCCAGTTTTATTTAACCCAGGACTTGGCAGCAGTTCTTGATAGGGCGAGAAAAGAATCAATCAGGATGAAAGACCAATTTATTTCAGTGGAGCATCTTTTCCTTGCTTTGCTCGAAGTTGTTTCCGAAGCAAAAAATATCTTGTCTTTTTATGGTTCAGTAGGCCTTGATTATAATGCTATTTTGAAACTTTTATCAGAGATAAGGGGCGGGGAGAATATCACTGACCCAGACCCAGAGTCAAAATATCAAGTGATTGAAAAATATTGTAAAAATCTCACTAAATTGGCTGAAGAAGGAAAGCTTGACCCGGTGATTGGCAGAGAGAATGAAATTAAAAGGGTAATTCAAATTCTTTCCAGGCGGACAAAAAATAATCCGGTTTTAATAGGCGAGGCAGGCGTTGGCAAAACAGCTATTGTTGAGGGCTTGGCGCAAAGGATTATAAAAGGGGATGCTCCGGAGAGTTTGAAGAATAAAGAGATTATTGCCCTTGATTTAGGCCTTTTGATTGCAGGAACAAAATTTCGCGGAGAGTTTGAACAAAGAATGAAAGCGCTTTTAAGGGAAATTGAACGCGCCAAAGACCGGTATTTTCTTTTTATAGACGAGCTTCATACTGTTATGGGAGCAGGAGCGGCAGAGGGTGCGATTGACGCTTCTAATTTATTGAAACCAGCGCTTAGCCGCGGGCAATTGAGAGCAGTCGGGGCAACCACTTTGAAAGAGTATCAGAAATACATTGAAAGAGACCCAGCTCTTGAAAGAAGATTTATGCCTGTATTTGTTGTTGAGCCGAGCATAGAAGATACAATTGCGATCTTAAGAGGCATTAAGAAGAAATACGAGCTTTATCACGGCGTGAAAATAAGGGATTCTGCGTTGATTGCTGCTGCCGAACTTTCTGCCAGATATATTGCAGATAGATTTTTGCCTGATAAAGCAGTGGATTTAATGGACGAAGCCGCCTCTGGGTTGCGCTTGGAAATGGAATCAGAGCCAGCAGAAGTGGAGGAAGTGAAGAAAGAAATGCAACGGTTGACCATTGAAAAAGAGGCATTAAAAAATGAGCAGGATTCTGCTTCAAAAAGGAGATTGTCTGTTTGCCTCCGGGCATTGGCTGACTTGAAAGAAAAAGAGAAAGCCCTGGAGATGAAATGGAAAATAGAGAAGGACTTAATTCAGGTTTTGAAAGTTTTAAAAACAGATAATGAAAGATTGGATTTTGAGGCCGAGGTGGCGGAGCGCGAAGGGGATTTGGAAAAAGTAGCGCGTATTAAATACGGATTGATACCGAATGTTCTAAAAGAGATTCAGAAAAAAGAACAGGAGCTTACAAATTTTAGAAAAAAGAATCAGGTTTTAAAAGAAGATGTCGGGGAAGAAGATATTGCCCGAGTGGTTTCGCGTTGGACAGGGATTCCAGCTACCAATTTATTAGAAGAAGAGGCTAAAAAGTTGGTAAGAATGGAAGGTTCTATTTCTCGCAGGGTAATAGGTCAAGAACAGGCGATAGAAGCTATTTCTAATGCCATTAGGCGCAGTCGGGCAGGGATTGCAGAAGAGAATAGGCCACTTGGTTCGTTCATATTTTTAGGTCCCACTGGCGTCGGAAAAACCGAGACAGCCAAGGCATTAGCAGAGTTTTTATTTAATGACGAGAACGCCTTGATTCGTTTGGATATGTCAGAATATATGGAACGCCACAGCATATCTAAGATGATTGGTTCGCCTCCGGGCTATGTCGGATATGAAGAAGCTGGACAGCTCACAGAGAAAATAAGGAGAAGGCCTTATAGTGTTTTACTTTTGGATGAAATAGAAAAAGCTCATCCAGAGGTTTTTAATATTTTGCTTCAAATTTTAGAGGACGGACGGCTCACTGACGCAAAAGGCAGACCTGTCTCGTTCAAAAATACTATTATTATTATGACTTCTAATCTTGGTTCGGAATATATTGCCAAAATGGGCACAATGGGCTTTATAAATGATGATAAGGAAGAATATCAAACCTTGAAGGACAGGGTTAATGAGGCATTGAAAGAAAGTTTCAGGCCAGAGTTTTTGAACAGGGTTGATGAGACGATTATCTTTAATTATCTTAGTAAAAGTCAGATTCAGGAAATTGTTGTGCTTGAGCTTGCCAAGGTTTCAAAACGGCTTGAGAGAAAAGGGATAAAATTGAGAGCAGACAAGGAAGTAAAAGAATTATTGGCGGAAAAGGGATTTGATATGAATTTGGGAGCCCGGCCATTAAAAAGGGTAATCCAGAAATTTATTCTTGACCCGCTTTCCTTGAAAATTGTGATTGGGGAAACAAAACAAGGGGAGACAGTTAATTTGACCGCAAAAGCAGGGAAAATCATTTTTAATTCTTTAAGACCATTGTCAAAGAAAAGAGAAGGAGTTAGAATAAAATAA